The genomic segment GTCATCAAGAATCCAGATCCAgtcatgtatatgtatatatatatatatatatatatatatatgcatctctGTCATGTGTTTGTGGCAATGCGCATCATTCTATGCCCACTAAACATATCAGATGACCGCTACGGGGTCATGTCGCAGTTCGTTGTGTTCTACCGGTACATGTTGCCTGAGGTGTAGACGTCTTTTTTTGAGTTCCAattctctttcttcatgGTTGGCCCTGaccttcgctctctgtgcACCGTGCAATCGACTGTCAATGCGGCGCCGCTGTCCGTCATCTcatctctctccgtttttaGTGACGAATGGACACGGAGATGTTGCCGCTTTCTGCGACAGACTCAACCAAGAGACCCAAGGACCTTGAGTCGCGTTTCTGTGTATGAGATTACAGCGGACCTTACTCGTAAAGGATTGTCTGTCGATTGTCGCagctttgtttttctcctctgaaCAGAGTGTCTCAGGTTTCACAATTTATTTCGAGTCGGCCAACTTGATGAAGAGGCTCTCGAGCCCCTTCATGCCCATGCTGGGATGGACAGCTACGTGTTAGCCCTCATGGAGAGACTGGCGGCGTCGAACTGCAGTCAGAGAGCCATTCCGGAAAATCTCCCGGCAAGTGAAGCGGAACAATGAAACTAAAATCCGAGCAATGAGCTCATGCAGAGGACCCGTCTGTTTACGGAAGGTCTTTTCGCATGCGTGAGAACTGTCGGATACAGACGTGGATTCTTTCCAGAAACTTTGCCTTGCGTCTTTGACCCATGGCAAAAGAAGGGAGGGAGAACAGATGAAGTGTTCACACGTGTCACTAACTTGCAGCGGATCCTCAACAACACGCCGACTTATACACATGTGATGAAAGGATCAAGTATATGCAGCTGTGCGTGCCACATCACGTTTCACATAATTgtactcatatatatatatatatatatagattaGAGATATAGATGTGCGCAAAATCCTTGGGACACGGATCTGTAagtatatctatatatatatatatatatatatatgagtgtTCTCGGGGCCTCCGGGGAACAGCAAAAGAGCGAAATGGACAGCGTGTATGCTTTCTGCTCAGTTTGGGGTCAACGTTTACGCCACTACTGCAGCAACGCCGTCGTGTGTAAGGGCGTCACACTTGTGGTACAGAGGCATCGACAGCTTTAATGGGTAAGATGCAAATCCAGATACTTCTCAATGTCTTTCAGTGCAAATCCCATTCATTCGCGACGCATTTCACGTCCATACTTCCTCAAGACACTGCGCTCGACAGAGTGCCTCGATGCACGATTCTTTAAATTTCCGACAGAACTCGTCAACTGGAAATTTTTACTTTCTACACCTGCACGcctacacatgcatgtaggCATTGTCGTCGTGGCGTTACAAACCCTCAGTGCTGCTTCGATCCACTTGTGTCTCGAATCCATGTTCACACCTGCAGATTTATGTGAAATCGCAGACGTGTGCATTCATCCATATCTCTCCCTTGCCTGCTTCTGAACTATGCGAATAGCTTTTATATAGCAAGGCAAGTCTACGGAAAGCTGGGCCTTGAACTTGTCAGCCGATAAGGGTCGAGCAGTGTACTCTTTGTGGCTTATCGTCTGCCCAACGTGTGCTGCGTGTGTGTcgcctttcgtctttttcgctctttctaCAGACAGTACCCCGGCACAGACTGGCGACGAGGCACTGCCCTTCAGTTTGTTCAAATGATGTGGAGCAGCTCGGAGTATGTGGCCTGCGCCCGTACAGAGAATTGCACCCGGGGCATGAATCAACTCGTCTGTTTATATTATCCTCCAGGAAATGATATCAGAGAGGCACCTTTCAGGTGAGTTGATTGGTTTTTGCTGCTCCGATAAGCGTGCAAGACAAAAACTCGCAGGCAGTCGCTGTCGTTCGTGAAGCGCACGAATAGTGAGCTCCTTGTCCATCTATCGATGGACCTACAGGTGTAGGTTGATGGAGATACCTAAGAACGAGGAACAGTGTGTTCACAACCGTTTAGATGTGGTAGATTCTTTGGGTGTTTGCCAAGATAGAATCACGTGAGCTGTCCGTGAGTTCCTGCTTTGTCATTTTTAGCGAGGAAACATGGAATGCCATCCTTCGGCGTCACCAACAATGGCTAGACTATGGTGCACCCGGCGGAAGAAGGGATCGTCCTAATGCAGCAACTTCCAACAACCCTCGGGAGGACGATGAGGTGGAGACGCTTTAATAGGTACGAAAGACTTCGAAACTGCAAATCCCCTTTCTTTTGGAGAGCAAAAAGAAATCCGGAGTCAGAACCTCTGCGGTGTTTGAGACTCAAATTCTTTTTTCAGGCTTCACGCGAGTAAAGAACGGTCACAAAACATACGTTTACGAGCATTCTGGGTGAACGCTCCTTTTCACATGATGCTCCTTGTGCAGAAAGGGTATGCAAGGACATGTACAAAACTCATAAACCTGCCCGCGTACAtaaatgcatgtgcatgcataaCGTCTGCTTGCGCATGTATACAAGTGCTGCGACTATACGcggctttttcctctctccaaaCACGTAAATATGGCGTTGTTTCATGCGACTGCAGCCGCAAAAGGGAAACTTGCTTCTGTCGTCCACTGTCTCGGTCATCCTTGGTCACGTTGGTCAACCattgcagaagcagaggttCCGCACTTTCGTGATTATTTGATCTTTTTTTGCGAGGAACACCTGAGAGCGAGCTGGTTGATTctgcgacagagagatgcaTATGTAAATGATGTATATTCGACATGCTCATGATGTGCAAGGTTGCGAAGTGTCAGATTGGGTTGACTGTTTTTTGACGAATTTTGCGCGGGCCATGTCAAACCTAGGGCGTCGACTTTTTACCGCTCTTTCTTATCTGCTTTACCTTCCACTATACGTTTTTCTTTGCGAGTTTTGTACCAAACGCATTGTGGGGGCGTAAACAGGCTCCTGCGGCTCCTGTAAAAACATGGTGTATTCGGGAAATATATTCATAAGTATTTATAACGGCACAACACATCCAGGTTCACGTATGTACAGCAATTCGAAAGGGGGCAGGTTTCTCTGTCAGATGAACTGAGACATCCTACGGGTGCCGAAACTAGGTTTTTACATCCAGGAAATGTTGCCAGCTGTCTGTTTAGAAATACCGCTTGATGGGAACGGGTGTCCTGGAGAGGTAACTACATTgctcgttgcatgcagctgaTGCATTTCGAGGCTAGGATTCTGAAAGGTCTCGTGCCTTTTTTCCCACCGATTTGGCGGGTGAACAGGCGTGTTCTCTATTCTCTAAACAGATCAGCTCTCGGCTGCatctggagagacaagaaaacaaacagGGAATCCTTGCAGCAGATTCTCCGTGTTTTCTACACTCAACCTTTCTGCTGGGTTCGCCTCTACTCAAACAGCGGCGCGTTCCCACTTCCCTCACCGAGGAAAGGTAACGCTCCCAAAAGTGACGCACTGACAGGCGAGTTACCTGCCAGTCGTGACTCACAGTCagtgcctcttctccgcatCTACAAACATCTAATATGCGGCCGCAGTCCTGGGCGCATCGCCCTACACTCGTCAGTACACATATCCGGACGCATATGCGTATGTGCATTGTCTTTTTACTGCCAAAGCTACAAACTTTACGAAACACTCCCTTCCACAGTATCCGAGAGGTGCCCCCTGGAACCTCGTTCTTGTGATCCATTTTGGGGGGCTGTCTATATACCGCAGGATAAAAAGTGGGATAAAAAATGAAGTGGCCGGATAAAGGAGAAAGGATGCACCTCGCAGCAAGCGAGCAGCACCACGAAGAAGCGATGAACTTTGTAATTAATAGACTGAGCAGCGCTATCAAAGCATGGGCCGGTCGACCACCTGCATTAGGTTCACGCCCAGACGTTTTTGAGCCACGCATCGCCGGAATCACAGATGGCCATCGGATGCCGCGCTACAACAATACGCCCGGAAAAGTTGATTCCGAGGCGGTTTTCACGGCTCTTCAAACGTCCCCGGCGCTCCCGGCAGAACTTGCGTGAACGCGGTAGGCCGCTGCCTCGAAAAAACAACGAATCCAAATCCCGTTTCTCGCCTAGCGTTAGTCAACGTTCTCGTACACACGCATGCCCCTGTGGAGTGCACCGGGAATCCTGACAACCAATCCCGAAGCGATTTCCACCGCTTCCACATCTTTTTTCCCCTTCAAATCGAGCAGCACAAATCGCGATCCTAGTCCACTTCGCAGCAgcccgcgtctctccacatCGCGCCACGGCATCTCTTTGAATTTCCGTGCATGTAAACGAGTTAGCACTTCGTTCCGGCCAGCAGTGAGCCACCGGACGAACAGGCCTTGCTGCGGAAGGCAAAGCGAAACACGGCTCTGAGAGGCTCCAGGAGCACTGTGCAGAAGGTTCAGTTcgtgaagcagcagcagcagttCGTCCGTCGACTCTGAAACGAGTTTCCCCGTGTACGGAAGGCGGGACGGATGTTGCTGCGCTCGCGGAATCAGAGAGGAGAATGCCTCGCTAGAGGCTCCGCGCGCATCCCGCGCCTTATCACCTCGACTAAAGGGCGCAGTTACCTTTATTCCACTAACACCATGGACACCAGAGTTCTGCGTGAAATCCGTTCGCTCCAtcgaggtgtctgtacactcgaAAGGCTGCTGTGCAGAGATGGTCGCGTCATCCGTTGTACCCATAAGAAGCCGAATGAGTGTGTAAACGCGCGCCTCACAGATagcttcttctgtgtttttattttcttcatttctcaCTCTTTCTTGTGTCGGAGTATGAACTCTCCCGTCTTCACGTGCTGTCCCGCCGAACATGTCAGTGCTATGTACACCCTGCGAAACGCGTCTGCAGAAACTGTCACCGGCGGCATTTTCTCTGCGGCGCAAACCCAGGGCGTGCGCCTCTCGAAGAGTCAAGACTTCTTCTGCACTCTTGATGCCGCGTCTTAACATATCTTTTATGCGctcaagcgcatgcagtttccgAGCTCTTCCGTCTTCCGCTTTTGCCTGAGTGAAGACGTCCGGCCGTGTCGTATCTAACCCGTGAAGCGTCCGCTCGTGGTCCCCGGTGGACATTCCCGCCGCTCGCCAGCGGCCGTCCAGCGACGATTCCTCTCCTCGACTGCGTTCACGGCTCTCAACGACGGTACGGAATGACCTCTGCCCAGGAAGTCGGctctcagagagagacgcaagaaTCTCCGCCTGCTTGCGCGAGGCTACTTTCAAGAGAAAGCCTGCTTCTCGCCGGCGCGAGCTCCATGCTGTCAGATACTTTTTCATCGCCTCTCGCACCGCATCTACACACAAATCTGTGTGCGGAGATCGACTCAAGAGCTCGACACACAAAACCGTCGCGAGCTGCTTCCCCAAGTGCCAAGGCAAGTCCAAGAGGAACTTCCGGcgtcggcttatattcgggcACGCACTCCCCGGGGAAGCGTCCTCAGTCGCCTCCCCGCTTCCAACTGTCGCCGGTCCGACCCGACAATCTCGTGTTCTCCCCTCCCACCCAGAGATCTGTTCAACAGCTTCCGAGAGGCTATTCCGTTCTTGTTTGCCAGCTGCCTCCTGAgattcgctttcttcctcatcgaCTGCACAGCAGCTTTCCTTCGCGTCACCGTGGGCACTGCGTCCGCTGCGCCTCTCCGCGaagtgtttctcttctgtactttctccttcttttcgcgAAACTGAGCTGGGCAGTCCGGTCTCTGAGCAAGGACAGTTAATCCCTGCTTTCCGTCTTTGCTTCActgcgtctcccctctctctctgctgctccacTGCACGCTGCTGAGCGTTCGCCACGCATCTCTGGACGAAGTGCGTCCAGTCGctggtgaagaagaggacgaacgGCCCCTGAGAAACGCCCGGCAAGCGGATTTGTCTGAGGATGTTCCTTGCCAGTAAAATCTCGatttcgcgttcttcctgcGATTGCAGGTTCTTCTCCCCAACGGCTTCACCGTCGTCACTGTCCGAGACGAGgcgccttcgtttcctcggcttccttGTTTGCTCTCTTGCCCCAGGtgggagagaggcggagcgAACCCGGTCGCCGGTCTCGGTGCCTTGGGACTCCGAGGGCTCAAAGCCTCGAGGTCCCgccagaagaggaggcgcttgcatgcagcggccaTCTTTCCTCCGTTCCCCGCAACTGTGCCCGCACCGCCTTCCGCCCCTGGGGGACGCAGCCTCGCACGAAGGAATGCTCCAGTCCACGCTCGTCTGGGAGCTCGCTCCACCATCTGGAGAGCCGCCAACTACAGAGCAGCCGGGAGAATCAGGattcgagagagaagtccaAGAAGAGgatgcagaagacgaggacagcgacgaagaatACGGCGGCGtaggagaacaaggagacgaaggaatcgagagagaagaaggaggccgCAGCGCGGGAGATGCCGGTGGCGAGGAGACTCTGATCAGGGATGCGGTACGGGCTACatcgcagcagcagcagtggagacagcaggagcagcaggagacagcagaaacttgatgacggagaaagaagggaaatCCAAAGACCTGCAGGAGAGGAGGCTCGAAGGCTTGTCGAAGATGCAAAAGTTTCTtcagcaggagagaaagacgcagccCGCCAACATCGACCGGCGGCAAAAAAGGCGACTTATGTTCTCCTGGGGCTTCCGGACTGACACCTGCGAGGGGCAGAgtgagagggagagaagagcaggaagcaGGTGACAGAtcagacgagggagaagacgcagaaacgaggTCTTGCGGAGGCGTAGGGGCTTGACTGCGCGAAGAGCTGCAACACTCTGGCGTTTGAGTCGCCTCCATTTCGGCACGAAAATCGCAGGCAAAGCAACGACCTCCatctgtctgtacactcggCCTCCCTTGGCCGCCCTCTCACACGAGGGCTGCTTGCTGTCAGCGCCTCCTGCGAGTCCTCATGGATAGAAGACCTTCcgttcctcctttctcttctctctttcaatAGACTCGTGACAgccgcggagagagacagacggtgGGAGACAGACGCTGAGAGActgaaagaggaagagtgaCAGTTGGAGACGAAGGGATAAAACTCTGCTTCCGGCACTCAACGACTTTCGCACGAAACCGGGACGGTCAAGCCCGCATCCCAGGAAATTCGACTGGAAGCAGAAGCCTTGCATGTGCTTCTCAAAtaaagaggaaggaagcctCCAAAGACTGACGAACAAAGACGACTCTCTTCTGGACGAGTCAAGAAAGGATTAAGCGCTGCGCTCTGAGGCAGCGTAGCGTGGATAGCCACACAGAGTATGCGTACAATAAGAATCAGAGATACCTTCTTGGGCTGGAGTGAGTCTAGTGTGTCAATATATACCTGCACAAGTCCAGAGAGATAGCTGCACTTGTAACAGAAAACAAATGTGcgcagaaagacgaaggccCGATTTTGCCGCCGATTTTTCTCGTACTGTTCGCTTCTACAGGACCCGCCAGACGTTCCGAACCCGCTGCGATTCGCACTATTCTTTGACTACGCCTGtcaaaacgcatgcagacacgaAAAATAGTGGATTCATTTCCAGCGTGTGTTTCTTCGAGGGTCATAAGCGCGAAAACCCAGAAGATTTCCTCTCAAAAGCGGAGCTCCGAGGCgcgcggctgcatgcgtcgaaaAGGATTTCCAAGAGAGGCCGTTCGCTGTCTGAGCGATGCGTTTGTCCACATCTTTGTGTCggtttcgcctttctctaTTCTTTAAGGCTTGGTCTTCCGTGCCGCTTCTCaatctcctttctctcgtctccaagttccctttcctctcaaTAGATGTGTGTCTCTGGTGAGTCTTGTCCTCGCGAGTGGCATGACCGGGCGCTAGGACTCTTTTTCGGCGGAtgccttcgcctgcttctctgttttcctcagATGCCAAATGCCAAGCCGGCCTTTGTGGGCTTGCCTTTACCCTTTGCCATCCTTTTCGGGGGTGTCTGTGCGGAACCTACTGGGAGATCGGTTTTCGCAGTTTTCTTTGTGAGTTTCCAAGAACGCAGTGCGCGCCTTGCGTCGGCCGCGCGCCTCGAGCGTCCCTTCTTCCGCTTGACTCCCAAGAAACTCGTGGAAGAAAAGATAATTCAAGGTGTTTCTCCGTCCGTGGAGACCAACAGAATTTTCTTCACGGAGTCACCAGACGTCGTCAGTTCACCCAGTTCCCTTTCCTGCGTTCCAAACAGCGCCTGAGGCGGTCTTCGTCACCCGGAGAGAGCCTCTCAGTCCCGACGCCTCGAAACGAACATCTCCTCGCATGCATTTCACCCCTGTCCGCCTTTCTGTAATCTATTTTCTCTGAAGGGGCGCCTAGGGCCGTCTTTGCAGGTTATGTGGTCGAAAACGAGTTTCTTACTCTGCGCAGAGATGCATGTACTTTGCTTCGCCCTGCTCAGAGAAGATGCCGCAGATATCAGGAAGCAGCCTTCTAGGCGCGTTGAATGAGTCACCTCTCGGCgcatcg from the Toxoplasma gondii ME49 chromosome IX, whole genome shotgun sequence genome contains:
- a CDS encoding hypothetical protein (encoded by transcript TGME49_288220), whose translation is MSPLYCPFAGASPFEVRADVEKMGDHTNTPRIRCFIFMLALVNFVSFAERVDAKSVQSQAVEDTAEATFLPIPREAGTWHGRELEKTHKNDEAERHQDTERDEKDLREQEDKDEQSKDERDSRSSGQDDGKRESEEKEELDSEKPDSDDASRKPFDAEADQRARHATSVTSECLRFHNLFRVGQLDEEALEPLHAHAGMDSYVLALMERLAASNCSQRAIPENLPFGVNVYATTAATPSCVRASHLWYRGIDSFNGQYPGTDWRRGTALQFVQMMWSSSEYVACARTENCTRGMNQLVCLYYPPGNDIREAPFSEETWNAILRRHQQWLDYGAPGGRRDRPNAATSNNPREDDEVETL
- a CDS encoding hypothetical protein (encoded by transcript TGME49_288230), translated to MEATQTPECCSSSRSQAPTPPQDLVSASSPSSDLSPASCSSLPLTLPLAGVSPEAPGEHKSPFLPPVDVGGLRLSLLLKKLLHLRQAFEPPLLQVFGFPFFLRHQVSAVSCCSCCLHCCCCDVARTASLIRVSSPPASPALRPPSSLSIPSSPCSPTPPYSSSLSSSSASSSWTSLSNPDSPGCSVVGGSPDGGASSQTSVDWSIPSCEAASPRGGRRCGHSCGERRKDGRCMQAPPLLAGPRGFEPSESQGTETGDRVRSASLPPGAREQTRKPRKRRRLVSDSDDGEAVGEKNLQSQEEREIEILLARNILRQIRLPGVSQGPFVLFFTSDWTHFVQRCVANAQQRAVEQQRERGDAVKQRRKAGINCPCSETGLPSSVSRKEGESTEEKHFAERRSGRSAHGDAKESCCAVDEEESESQEAAGKQERNSLSEAVEQISGWEGRTRDCRVGPATVGSGEATEDASPGSACPNISRRRKFLLDLPWHLGKQLATVLCVELLSRSPHTDLCVDAVREAMKKYLTAWSSRRREAGFLLKVASRKQAEILASLSESRLPGQRSFRTVVESRERSRGEESSLDGRWRAAGMSTGDHERTLHGLDTTRPDVFTQAKAEDGRARKLHALERIKDMLRRGIKSAEEVLTLREAHALGLRRRENAAGDSFCRRVSQGVHSTDMFGGTAREDGRVHTPTQERVRNEENKNTEEAICEARVYTLIRLLMGTTDDATISAQQPFECTDTSMERTDFTQNSGVHGVSGIKVTAPFSRGDKARDARGASSEAFSSLIPRAQQHPSRLPYTGKLVSESTDELLLLLHELNLLHSAPGASQSRVSLCLPQQGLFVRWLTAGRNEVLTRLHARKFKEMPWRDVERRGLLRSGLGSRFVLLDLKGKKDVEAVEIASGLVVRIPGALHRGMRVYENVD